From one Deltaproteobacteria bacterium genomic stretch:
- the mdh gene encoding malate dehydrogenase — MTTSIPRRTKLSIIGSGAVGTAAAHWAVARSVADEIVLLDVVKGVPQGKALDMAQSAPLCGYHGRISGSNDYADTADSDVVIITAGLARRPGMSREDLLAQNVGIVRSVTEAVVERSPNACLVVVTNPIDAMVYTAFKVSGFPRNRVIGMAGVLDSARYRTFIAERLGVSPADVSALVMGIHGDHMLPLVRLATVGGVPLRDLLSNEEIDEIVRRTQHGGAEIVEHLKTGSAFTTPGLSAIEMAQAILKDEKRVMPCAVHLDGEFGVSGFFLGVPVVLGAGGVERILEFRLTLEEEKALARSVEAVKRQVAATGL, encoded by the coding sequence GCCCACTGGGCGGTCGCCCGGTCTGTTGCGGACGAGATCGTCCTTCTCGACGTCGTGAAGGGCGTCCCCCAGGGAAAGGCCTTGGATATGGCCCAGTCAGCGCCCCTCTGCGGGTATCACGGCAGGATCTCCGGATCCAACGATTACGCGGACACGGCGGATTCGGACGTGGTCATCATAACTGCGGGTCTTGCTCGAAGGCCTGGCATGAGCCGGGAGGATCTCCTTGCCCAAAACGTGGGGATCGTGCGTTCAGTGACCGAGGCCGTTGTCGAAAGGTCTCCAAATGCCTGCCTTGTCGTGGTCACCAACCCCATCGATGCCATGGTCTACACGGCGTTCAAGGTCTCTGGATTCCCCCGGAACCGGGTCATCGGCATGGCCGGTGTCTTGGACTCCGCCCGGTATCGGACCTTCATCGCAGAGCGGCTCGGTGTCTCGCCCGCTGATGTCTCGGCACTGGTCATGGGTATCCACGGAGACCACATGCTCCCTCTTGTGAGGCTTGCGACCGTTGGGGGGGTGCCCTTGAGGGATCTCCTCTCGAACGAGGAGATCGACGAGATCGTCCGTCGGACCCAGCACGGAGGGGCAGAGATCGTCGAACATCTGAAGACCGGAAGCGCCTTTACGACCCCTGGTCTTTCTGCAATAGAGATGGCCCAGGCGATCCTGAAGGACGAAAAACGCGTCATGCCCTGCGCGGTCCACCTGGACGGAGAGTTCGGGGTCAGCGGATTTTTTCTCGGGGTCCCTGTGGTGCTCGGGGCAGGGGGAGTGGAGAGGATCCTCGAGTTCCGGCTTACCCTGGAGGAAGAAAAGGCCCTTGCCCGGTCTGTCGAGGCGGTGAAGAGGCAGGTTGCAGCCACCGGACTCTGA